The following proteins are encoded in a genomic region of Candidatus Kryptobacter tengchongensis:
- a CDS encoding multiple antibiotic resistance protein yields MFAVTSLWTKFVLSFVPLFVAIDVIGILPIFISLTEGLTDKQRKKLAVESTLAALVVAVIFALAGRPIFTFLGITITDFRIGGGIILLVLAVTDLLFSTEERKRKETSIGVVPIGIPLIIGPAALTTILLLVDTYGIFLTMFSIFINLILVLIVFVNSGFIIKILGNAGSKAFAKIASLFLAAIAVMMIRVGLVEALKQ; encoded by the coding sequence ATGTTTGCTGTTACTTCCTTATGGACGAAATTTGTCCTTTCTTTTGTCCCGCTTTTTGTTGCAATTGATGTCATTGGAATTTTGCCAATCTTTATATCGCTTACAGAAGGACTGACAGATAAACAAAGAAAAAAGCTCGCTGTTGAATCAACACTTGCAGCACTTGTCGTCGCAGTTATCTTCGCTTTAGCTGGAAGACCAATCTTTACATTTCTTGGAATAACTATAACTGATTTCAGAATTGGTGGTGGAATTATTCTGCTTGTCCTTGCGGTTACAGATCTTTTATTTTCAACTGAAGAAAGAAAAAGAAAAGAAACATCAATTGGTGTTGTCCCTATCGGAATACCTTTGATAATTGGACCCGCTGCTTTAACAACAATACTTCTTCTTGTTGATACTTACGGGATTTTTTTGACTATGTTTTCAATTTTTATTAATTTGATACTGGTTTTGATTGTTTTTGTAAATTCTGGTTTTATTATAAAAATTCTTGGGAATGCTGGTTCAAAAGCATTTGCAAAAATTGCGTCATTGTTTCTTGCTGCTATTGCTGTGATGATGATCAGAGTCGGACTTGTTGAAGCTTTAAAGCAATGA
- a CDS encoding SSU ribosomal protein S1P has product MEEILENLNQQPTQQMTTPQSAEDEHETVASYLKKRKGDKIKIYNEGGYDEEEQKRLLKLYEQSLSKVVEGDILEGEVIEIDREKGEVIIDIGFKSPGIVPLNEFRNPESLKVGDKVEVSIEKVEDKEGQIVVSHKRAHFLRVWKRVNEAFAKDEILKGTIIKRIKGGFVVDIDGLLAFLPGSQVDIKPIRDYDAWVGREIECKVVKINQAAENVVVSRKALVEKELEERKRKFFETVKVGDRVKGTVKAIVDFGVFVDMDGIDGLIHITDLSWGRVNHPSEVVQLDQELDMVVTRVDEVTLPTGEKVKRVSLGLKQLQPHPWENIDQKYKVGQKVTGKVVAITDYGAFIEIEKGIEGLIHISEMSWTQHIKHPSQFVTMGQIVDAVILHLDKEGRKLSLSMKRLEPDPWEKVEEKYPIGSKHKGIVRNITNFGVFVELEPGIDGLIHISDLSWTKKIRHPAEIVKKDQEIDVVILGIDKEQRRVTLGHKQIYPNPWDKFEQTYKVGTETQGKIARIIERGVIVELPDGVDAFVPISHLMPGQVQIKNIHAVFKEGETLPLKVIEFDKERQKIILSVSEYFKDKSERLVKEFLDKHPVPSDEAQLRAPVTSVGVEAEGEERVFIESNYGKESVPGQKAQGAQQKQN; this is encoded by the coding sequence ATGGAAGAAATTCTTGAAAATCTCAATCAGCAACCGACACAACAAATGACGACACCACAGAGCGCTGAAGATGAGCATGAGACGGTAGCATCTTATCTAAAGAAAAGGAAAGGTGACAAAATTAAAATCTATAACGAAGGTGGATACGATGAAGAGGAACAGAAAAGATTGCTTAAACTCTATGAACAATCGCTAAGTAAAGTAGTTGAAGGTGATATCCTTGAAGGCGAAGTTATTGAAATTGACCGCGAGAAAGGTGAAGTTATAATTGACATTGGATTTAAATCTCCAGGTATTGTTCCCCTGAATGAATTTAGAAACCCTGAATCTTTAAAAGTTGGGGATAAGGTTGAGGTCAGCATTGAAAAAGTTGAGGACAAAGAGGGACAAATTGTTGTCTCACACAAGCGTGCTCACTTCCTTAGGGTTTGGAAGAGGGTAAACGAAGCTTTCGCAAAGGATGAAATTCTGAAAGGGACAATTATAAAGAGAATCAAAGGTGGTTTTGTGGTTGATATTGATGGACTGCTTGCATTCCTGCCAGGTTCACAGGTTGACATCAAACCTATAAGGGATTACGATGCCTGGGTTGGAAGAGAAATTGAGTGCAAAGTTGTTAAAATTAATCAGGCAGCTGAAAATGTCGTAGTTAGCAGAAAAGCCCTTGTTGAAAAAGAGCTTGAAGAACGCAAGCGCAAATTCTTTGAAACAGTTAAAGTTGGAGATAGAGTTAAAGGAACAGTTAAAGCGATTGTTGATTTTGGTGTATTTGTTGATATGGACGGGATAGATGGTTTGATTCATATAACAGATCTATCATGGGGCAGAGTTAATCATCCTTCTGAGGTTGTGCAACTTGATCAAGAACTTGATATGGTCGTGACGCGAGTTGATGAGGTCACACTTCCAACTGGGGAGAAAGTAAAACGCGTCTCGCTTGGCTTAAAACAACTTCAACCGCATCCGTGGGAGAATATAGACCAAAAATACAAGGTTGGACAAAAAGTTACAGGTAAAGTTGTTGCAATCACAGATTACGGTGCTTTCATTGAAATTGAAAAAGGCATTGAAGGACTGATTCATATCTCCGAAATGAGCTGGACACAACATATAAAACATCCATCACAATTTGTCACGATGGGTCAAATTGTTGATGCAGTGATATTGCACCTTGATAAAGAGGGCAGAAAACTTTCGCTTAGCATGAAACGGCTTGAACCCGACCCATGGGAAAAAGTGGAGGAAAAATATCCAATCGGTTCAAAGCACAAGGGAATTGTAAGAAATATCACAAACTTTGGTGTCTTTGTTGAACTTGAACCCGGGATTGACGGTCTGATTCACATATCAGATCTTTCATGGACTAAGAAAATTCGCCATCCCGCTGAAATTGTTAAAAAGGATCAGGAAATAGATGTTGTGATACTTGGAATAGATAAAGAGCAAAGAAGAGTAACCCTTGGACACAAGCAAATTTACCCAAATCCATGGGATAAATTTGAACAAACTTACAAAGTTGGGACGGAAACACAGGGCAAGATAGCAAGAATAATTGAAAGAGGTGTGATAGTTGAATTGCCAGATGGAGTTGACGCTTTTGTTCCCATCTCACACCTAATGCCGGGGCAAGTGCAGATAAAGAACATACATGCCGTTTTTAAAGAAGGAGAAACACTGCCACTAAAGGTGATTGAATTTGACAAGGAAAGACAAAAGATAATTCTTTCGGTTTCCGAATACTTCAAAGATAAATCTGAACGACTTGTTAAGGAATTTCTTGATAAACATCCAGTTCCATCAGATGAAGCACAGCTCAGAGCGCCTGTTACATCAGTTGGGGTTGAAGCTGAGGGAGAAGAGCGCGTCTTTATTGAATCAAACTATGGCAAAGAAAGTGTCCCTGGGCAAAAGGCTCAGGGAGCTCAACAAAAACAAAACTAA
- a CDS encoding LPS assembly outer membrane protein LptD (organic solvent tolerance protein OstA), translated as MKRLKFEIIAILILFSLSTAQNQNDTVKVKKSDIDTIVVYTATDSAIYDVENREMFLFGGADIKYKTMRLRSAVVSMNLDSALLKASGMPDSSGSKFTGLPILNDGSEEYHGFELAYNFKTQKGRITQATTQMENAFYYGDRIKKVDKDILFAYKGRYTTCDAEEPHFYIEGREMKIIVNDKVIARPVVLYIADVPVFALPFGVFPSKSGRRSGFIPPIWGQTYNAGFYFKRFGYYWAMSDYTDFTTTFDWYTRGGWQVAGDFRYALRYKFNGAIGFAFANFYSGEAGDPDKTSSREWRFNIIHSQTIDPTSRISANVNISTNNYFRATGTTVRDVLQQTLTSNVSYSKTFEGINGSISINASRVQNLNTGTVDEILPEISFSLPQVFPFGGTTYGLSTTGGRWYEKLSFGYSSRFVNQRSTAITKQFRYGIAHNLRVNFAPTVRYFNITPFFTYNENWYDRRTLKFYNSETKQVESRIQRGFYQARYFNFGVSVSTKIYGIWQPEILGISGFRHTLMPSISLIYQPDFSTPFWKNYGTYIDSTGQVVKYNYFENSLFGGAPIGKSQLLNVGIGNIFEMKTSAQDSTGQPKKYQLLNLNLSLSYNFVAPNKKLSPLFITARTTIAGIDIFSSSVFDFYKFNSTEPLIREGKIARLTNFSLSFSFAFSGRKKQEMDRMQGIEETGSEFFRNYDVFRPSFEFGWNVSFGFDFSLSKVNPNQTVKSANLRFTFGFDVTKNWRIMGSGSYDPVRKEIIVPSISIYRDLHCWEANFEWRPLGYARGFDLEIRVKAPQLRDLKIVKRKSNIGR; from the coding sequence GTGAAAAGGCTAAAATTTGAAATAATTGCGATTTTGATTTTATTTTCACTTTCAACCGCACAAAATCAAAACGATACAGTAAAAGTTAAAAAAAGCGATATAGATACAATTGTTGTTTATACTGCAACGGATTCCGCAATTTATGATGTTGAAAACAGAGAAATGTTTCTTTTTGGAGGTGCCGATATAAAATATAAAACGATGCGATTAAGATCAGCTGTTGTTAGTATGAATCTTGACAGCGCACTTCTTAAAGCATCAGGGATGCCGGATTCAAGTGGAAGTAAATTTACAGGACTTCCAATTTTAAACGATGGTTCAGAAGAATATCATGGTTTTGAACTTGCCTATAACTTTAAAACTCAAAAAGGAAGAATCACGCAAGCAACAACCCAAATGGAAAATGCATTTTATTACGGCGATAGAATTAAAAAGGTTGATAAAGATATTCTCTTTGCTTATAAAGGAAGATATACAACTTGCGACGCTGAAGAGCCTCACTTTTATATTGAGGGTCGTGAGATGAAAATAATCGTAAATGATAAAGTTATCGCCCGTCCTGTAGTTTTATACATTGCCGATGTCCCGGTTTTTGCTCTGCCATTTGGCGTTTTTCCAAGTAAATCTGGAAGAAGGTCAGGTTTCATCCCCCCAATCTGGGGACAAACATACAACGCTGGTTTTTACTTCAAAAGATTTGGCTATTATTGGGCTATGAGTGATTACACAGACTTTACGACAACATTTGACTGGTACACACGTGGTGGATGGCAAGTTGCAGGGGATTTTAGATATGCATTAAGATATAAATTTAACGGTGCGATAGGTTTCGCGTTCGCAAACTTTTACAGCGGTGAAGCAGGAGACCCAGACAAAACATCAAGCAGGGAATGGAGATTTAATATAATTCACAGTCAAACTATTGATCCAACCTCAAGGATAAGTGCAAATGTCAACATTTCAACTAATAATTATTTCCGCGCAACCGGGACGACTGTCAGAGATGTTCTTCAGCAAACACTGACTTCAAATGTGAGTTATTCAAAAACATTTGAAGGGATAAATGGTTCAATTTCAATAAATGCATCAAGAGTACAAAATCTTAACACTGGAACAGTTGATGAGATACTTCCAGAAATTTCTTTTTCCTTACCACAGGTTTTCCCATTTGGTGGAACTACCTATGGTTTAAGCACTACAGGTGGAAGATGGTATGAGAAGCTAAGTTTTGGATATTCATCAAGGTTTGTAAATCAAAGAAGCACTGCAATAACAAAACAATTCAGGTACGGTATAGCGCATAATTTAAGAGTTAACTTTGCTCCAACGGTAAGATACTTCAACATAACTCCATTTTTCACTTATAACGAAAACTGGTATGATAGACGAACGCTAAAATTTTATAACTCGGAAACAAAACAAGTTGAGTCAAGAATACAAAGGGGATTCTATCAAGCAAGATATTTCAACTTTGGGGTCTCCGTTTCAACAAAAATTTATGGAATATGGCAACCTGAAATTTTGGGGATTTCTGGCTTTAGACATACTTTGATGCCAAGCATTTCACTTATTTACCAGCCTGATTTTTCAACACCATTTTGGAAAAATTATGGAACTTATATTGATTCAACGGGTCAAGTTGTAAAGTATAACTATTTTGAAAACTCTCTTTTCGGCGGTGCACCCATTGGCAAATCACAATTGTTAAATGTCGGGATAGGGAACATATTTGAAATGAAAACAAGCGCACAGGATTCAACTGGACAGCCGAAAAAGTATCAACTTTTAAATTTAAATTTATCACTCTCATATAATTTTGTCGCTCCGAATAAAAAACTTTCGCCTTTATTCATCACTGCAAGAACAACGATAGCTGGGATTGATATTTTTTCAAGCTCTGTTTTTGACTTTTATAAGTTTAATAGCACTGAACCTTTGATTCGTGAGGGGAAAATAGCACGGTTGACGAATTTCTCGCTTTCATTTTCATTTGCCTTCTCTGGGAGAAAAAAACAAGAAATGGACAGAATGCAAGGAATTGAGGAAACAGGAAGCGAGTTCTTTAGAAATTACGATGTCTTCAGACCAAGTTTTGAGTTTGGATGGAATGTATCTTTTGGATTTGATTTTTCACTAAGCAAAGTAAATCCGAATCAAACAGTAAAATCAGCAAATCTTAGATTTACATTTGGCTTTGATGTGACGAAAAATTGGAGAATAATGGGAAGTGGAAGTTATGACCCGGTGCGAAAAGAAATTATAGTTCCAAGCATAAGTATTTACAGAGATTTACACTGCTGGGAAGCAAATTTTGAATGGAGACCACTTGGATACGCAAGAGGGTTTGACCTTGAAATAAGGGTAAAAGCGCCACAACTGCGCGATTTAAAAATTGTTAAAAGAAAATCAAACATCGGTAGATAA
- a CDS encoding Carboxypeptidase regulatory-like domain-containing protein, translated as MRKLLLILALLFGVAGLKAQISTSQIEGKVLDNEGRPLSDVEVIIKNLETGLTRGTITTKTGTFHFFGLQPGKYELTALHIGYRKATATIELLVGQTGVVNFTLVPEAIELGAVEVVATAPAFELKRTDVSMPVRREQIVNLPLDTRNVMNLAALVPGIKYYAPIGGRALPEAGSLPPLRFIQLYVDGVEWKSYFNGNIVGIPQTGSPLPQEAVQEFRVVLNAFDPEYTRGTSYVISAVTQRGTNEFKSTAFANYRYKDLNARGPFQSVKPDYKRTQLGFSLSGPIVLDKLFFFASYELNNEKNYIDVVPGRPAYAPNIWDQYRGTFESPTKNHTGVLRLTYQYSSAHTFDLIWSTRYMDSKFYFGGTFAYTAGIYGKYHINSVLFKDTWVISRNAMNELTLHYLRWRHDEPLIQTGPAFIYPSISLGRGTFPIRLAEDHYRVVNKFTYNLSDFYGDHVFKTGFEVTRTTSAPWFPYYYYGQFVFNTDTSTLPRTATIGIGFSDPYSTNDAEGSLDGWTVGIFVQDRWNPTPNFTISLGFRWDADINTLNNKFKVRWADSTELTSKIPDEYFNRGDRKNDLNNFAPRISFNWDLLGTGKTILRGGYGIFYDRTPNFIAYFEQLYSKWGIYTFINPDTKDPDVLRQRILQGQGTIRPTVYLLNKRLATPFVRQLSIGIGQQITDNLALTIDYINNRADHLYVQTNANYYIPSQRKRAISDKYGDIYLWDTFGKAFYHGFLTNILYKSQKVTLQLSYTLSWSYSDFDGVTPPAFPFASSYKSQRSSADERHRFVLNWIVNLPFDFQFSGVGIFASPRPFNVIIGMDLNDNNFFGDDWPDGVRTKTLDWRKIRFWYKQVDIRLSKIVNFKGLRVAFVFDAFNVFNWFNAASYFDRMFDASGNPLANFGQPNSSYAPRYLQFGLRFLY; from the coding sequence ATGAGAAAACTACTATTAATTCTCGCCCTTTTATTTGGTGTAGCGGGGTTAAAAGCTCAAATATCAACCTCCCAAATTGAGGGAAAAGTTTTGGATAATGAAGGGAGACCCCTTTCTGATGTTGAGGTTATAATTAAAAATCTTGAAACGGGGTTAACACGCGGAACGATAACCACCAAAACTGGAACTTTCCATTTCTTTGGTTTACAACCCGGTAAATATGAACTAACAGCATTACACATTGGCTATCGGAAAGCAACTGCAACTATTGAACTTCTTGTGGGTCAGACTGGAGTTGTTAATTTTACGCTTGTCCCAGAGGCTATAGAATTAGGAGCTGTTGAAGTAGTTGCAACGGCACCAGCATTTGAACTTAAACGAACAGATGTTTCAATGCCGGTAAGACGTGAGCAGATAGTTAATTTACCACTTGATACGCGAAACGTTATGAATCTTGCTGCTCTTGTCCCGGGGATTAAGTATTACGCACCGATAGGCGGTAGAGCGTTACCTGAGGCTGGCTCATTACCACCTTTAAGATTTATCCAGCTGTATGTTGATGGTGTTGAATGGAAGAGTTATTTTAATGGCAACATAGTTGGCATACCTCAAACTGGCTCACCGCTTCCTCAAGAAGCTGTTCAAGAGTTCAGGGTTGTTTTAAACGCTTTTGATCCTGAATATACCCGTGGAACTTCATATGTTATATCTGCCGTCACACAGCGTGGGACAAATGAATTTAAATCCACAGCGTTTGCAAACTATAGGTACAAAGATTTAAACGCCAGAGGTCCATTTCAATCTGTTAAGCCTGATTATAAACGCACACAACTTGGCTTCTCTTTATCAGGTCCAATCGTACTTGACAAATTATTTTTCTTTGCTTCTTATGAATTAAATAACGAAAAAAATTATATTGATGTTGTTCCTGGACGACCTGCATATGCACCTAATATCTGGGATCAATATCGTGGTACTTTTGAATCGCCCACTAAAAATCATACAGGTGTTTTGAGATTGACATATCAATATTCAAGCGCTCATACGTTTGATTTAATATGGTCTACAAGATATATGGATAGCAAATTTTATTTTGGCGGGACCTTTGCTTATACAGCTGGGATTTATGGGAAATATCATATTAACTCCGTTTTGTTTAAAGACACCTGGGTTATTTCAAGGAATGCTATGAACGAACTTACTTTACATTATTTAAGATGGAGACATGATGAACCTTTAATTCAAACTGGACCTGCGTTCATTTATCCTAGCATATCTCTCGGCAGAGGGACATTTCCAATCAGATTAGCTGAGGATCATTATAGAGTGGTAAATAAGTTCACATATAATCTATCTGATTTTTACGGAGATCATGTTTTCAAAACTGGCTTTGAAGTTACACGAACAACTTCTGCACCATGGTTTCCTTACTATTATTATGGTCAGTTTGTATTTAATACTGATACCAGCACACTTCCGCGTACCGCAACCATTGGTATAGGATTCTCTGATCCATATTCAACTAATGATGCTGAAGGCTCCCTTGACGGTTGGACAGTTGGTATATTTGTCCAAGACAGATGGAATCCAACTCCAAATTTCACAATTAGCCTTGGCTTTAGGTGGGATGCAGATATAAACACGCTAAATAACAAATTTAAGGTAAGATGGGCAGATAGCACTGAATTAACAAGCAAAATCCCCGATGAGTACTTTAATAGAGGCGATAGGAAAAACGATTTAAATAATTTCGCTCCTCGGATAAGTTTTAACTGGGATCTTTTAGGAACAGGTAAAACAATTTTGAGGGGTGGATACGGAATATTTTACGATAGAACTCCTAACTTCATAGCTTACTTTGAACAATTATATTCAAAGTGGGGTATATATACCTTCATTAACCCTGATACAAAAGACCCAGATGTTTTACGCCAAAGAATACTACAAGGTCAGGGAACTATACGACCAACGGTGTATTTACTTAATAAGCGATTAGCAACACCTTTTGTAAGACAACTATCTATTGGAATTGGTCAACAGATAACCGATAATTTAGCTCTTACAATAGATTATATTAACAATCGTGCTGATCATCTCTATGTTCAGACAAATGCAAATTATTACATCCCCAGTCAGCGAAAAAGAGCTATATCTGATAAATATGGTGATATATACCTTTGGGATACCTTTGGGAAAGCTTTTTATCATGGTTTCTTAACAAACATTTTATACAAATCCCAAAAAGTCACATTACAACTATCTTATACCCTTTCATGGTCATATTCTGATTTTGATGGTGTTACACCGCCTGCTTTCCCATTTGCCTCAAGCTATAAATCTCAAAGAAGCAGTGCTGATGAAAGGCATAGATTTGTGTTAAATTGGATCGTAAATCTTCCGTTTGATTTTCAATTCAGCGGTGTTGGAATCTTTGCGTCACCACGCCCATTTAATGTAATTATCGGTATGGATTTGAACGACAATAATTTCTTTGGAGATGATTGGCCAGATGGCGTAAGGACAAAAACGCTTGATTGGCGCAAGATACGATTTTGGTATAAACAGGTAGATATCCGATTGAGCAAAATAGTAAACTTCAAAGGTTTAAGGGTTGCGTTTGTATTTGACGCTTTTAATGTCTTTAACTGGTTTAATGCTGCAAGTTATTTTGACCGAATGTTTGATGCAAGTGGGAATCCACTTGCCAACTTCGGTCAGCCGAATAGCTCTTATGCACCAAGATACTTGCAATTTGGATTGAGGTTCCTCTACTAA
- a CDS encoding cytidylate kinase yields MKDNVPEVHKGMKKIIIAIDGPAGSGKSTTARLVAQKLGYIYIDTGAMYRALTLKVIELGIDPNDESSIIKIAENTKIELLYENGNLKVILDGKDVSEKIRSPEVTSLVSIVSAHPKLRDIMVKKQRELGRNGGVVMDGRDIGTVVFPDADLKIFMTADVRERAKRRQKELKAQGFDVEIEKLIKEIEERDKFDSTREIGPLKKADDAIEIDTTNLTIDEQVEIVLKKAYELINQN; encoded by the coding sequence ATGAAAGATAATGTTCCTGAAGTTCACAAGGGAATGAAGAAGATAATAATAGCCATTGATGGACCTGCTGGTTCGGGCAAAAGCACAACCGCCCGACTTGTGGCACAAAAATTGGGCTATATTTATATTGACACTGGAGCAATGTATCGTGCCTTAACTCTTAAGGTAATTGAGTTAGGTATTGACCCGAACGATGAAAGTTCAATTATAAAAATTGCTGAAAACACGAAAATTGAACTTCTTTATGAAAATGGAAATCTTAAAGTCATACTTGATGGAAAAGATGTGAGCGAAAAAATAAGATCTCCTGAGGTTACATCGCTTGTAAGCATTGTCAGTGCGCATCCAAAGCTCAGAGATATAATGGTTAAAAAACAACGGGAACTTGGGAGGAACGGCGGAGTTGTAATGGATGGACGGGACATAGGAACAGTGGTTTTCCCGGATGCCGATTTAAAAATTTTCATGACCGCTGATGTAAGGGAAAGAGCAAAAAGAAGACAAAAAGAGTTGAAAGCACAGGGCTTTGATGTTGAAATTGAAAAATTGATAAAAGAAATAGAAGAAAGAGATAAATTTGACTCAACTCGTGAGATTGGACCATTGAAAAAAGCGGATGATGCAATTGAGATAGACACAACGAATTTAACAATTGATGAGCAAGTTGAGATTGTTCTGAAAAAAGCGTATGAATTAATAAACCAAAATTAA
- a CDS encoding 4-hydroxy-3-methylbut-2-enyl diphosphate reductase, with product MQVIIDKNAGFCWGVVRAIEMAEKELNASGKLYSLGEIIHNPVEVERLKEKGLVTISHDELKNAKDAKVLIRAHGEPPSTYEMAKKYGVEIVDATCPVVTKLQSRVRKFYLDGYRIVIFGKKDHPEVIGLAGQCDGDVLVIKSLEEVEKIPLKGKVALFSQTTMPKDLFHKIKDEIEKKVEELIVINPEEDAIEFIAKDTICRQVANRDDKLKEFAKSVDVVIFVAGRNSSNGKVLYEVCKSENPRTYFIEMPKELNIEWFKDCKTVGVTGATSTPQWLMEEVKKEIERLCNGQNTSFQKPS from the coding sequence ATGCAAGTTATCATAGATAAAAACGCTGGATTTTGCTGGGGCGTTGTGAGAGCAATTGAAATGGCTGAAAAAGAACTCAACGCCTCGGGCAAGCTTTATTCACTCGGTGAGATAATTCATAATCCTGTTGAAGTTGAAAGATTAAAGGAAAAAGGTCTTGTCACGATAAGTCACGATGAACTTAAAAATGCTAAGGATGCAAAAGTGTTAATTCGTGCACATGGAGAACCACCCTCAACATATGAGATGGCAAAAAAATATGGCGTTGAAATCGTTGATGCAACTTGTCCAGTTGTAACGAAACTTCAAAGCAGGGTCAGAAAATTTTATCTTGATGGATATCGCATTGTGATCTTTGGAAAGAAAGATCATCCAGAGGTGATCGGGCTTGCTGGGCAATGCGATGGGGATGTGCTCGTAATAAAATCGCTTGAAGAGGTTGAAAAAATACCTTTGAAAGGAAAAGTAGCCCTGTTTTCACAAACGACGATGCCAAAAGATTTATTTCACAAGATAAAAGATGAAATTGAGAAAAAAGTTGAAGAACTTATTGTGATAAATCCCGAAGAGGATGCAATTGAATTTATTGCAAAAGATACAATTTGCAGACAGGTTGCAAATAGAGATGATAAACTTAAAGAATTTGCAAAAAGCGTTGATGTTGTAATTTTCGTCGCTGGAAGAAATAGCTCAAATGGAAAAGTTCTTTATGAAGTTTGCAAATCTGAAAATCCAAGAACTTATTTCATAGAAATGCCAAAAGAATTAAACATTGAATGGTTTAAAGATTGTAAAACGGTTGGTGTTACAGGCGCAACATCAACCCCACAATGGTTAATGGAGGAAGTTAAAAAAGAAATTGAAAGATTGTGCAACGGACAAAACACGAGTTTTCAAAAGCCATCATGA
- a CDS encoding TPR repeat-containing protein, whose translation MLNRDYILTIVEKKLDSGDIQGAIKFIEPLIKDNPNDLEALNLLAIAHRLKGDFAEAMRVLKKALKIDPNYPETHYHIGLLYYEQGNYLKAIEEFYKAIENYLPRERSWMSDAYTALGEAFYKLGMVDDAIKSWKKAVEIYPKNRRAKYYLDKIEKGKVRKTKSPILVFDFLRFSDMKIDEYLRQKGKDKFDSEKEYKRVLGKIINAWNTKVAKISDKLKRMTDKEKLNYFKSIKIKF comes from the coding sequence ATGCTTAACAGAGATTATATCCTCACCATTGTTGAGAAAAAACTTGATTCTGGAGATATACAAGGGGCGATAAAATTTATAGAGCCTCTTATAAAAGATAACCCTAACGATCTTGAAGCTTTAAATCTTCTTGCGATCGCCCATCGCCTAAAGGGAGATTTTGCGGAAGCAATGCGAGTGCTAAAAAAAGCTCTCAAAATTGATCCTAACTACCCTGAAACTCATTATCACATCGGGCTTCTTTATTATGAACAAGGGAATTATCTCAAAGCGATTGAGGAATTTTATAAAGCAATTGAAAATTATTTGCCCCGTGAAAGAAGTTGGATGTCTGATGCTTATACCGCACTTGGCGAAGCCTTTTATAAACTTGGCATGGTTGATGACGCGATTAAATCATGGAAAAAAGCGGTTGAAATTTACCCCAAAAACAGACGTGCGAAATACTACCTTGATAAAATTGAAAAGGGCAAAGTAAGGAAAACTAAAAGCCCAATTCTGGTTTTTGATTTCCTTCGTTTTAGTGATATGAAAATTGATGAGTATTTGAGACAAAAGGGAAAAGATAAATTTGATTCCGAAAAAGAATATAAACGTGTTCTTGGGAAAATCATAAATGCTTGGAACACAAAGGTGGCGAAAATTTCTGATAAACTTAAAAGGATGACGGATAAAGAGAAGTTGAATTATTTCAAATCAATAAAAATAAAGTTTTAA